A window of the Thunnus albacares chromosome 15, fThuAlb1.1, whole genome shotgun sequence genome harbors these coding sequences:
- the srp14 gene encoding signal recognition particle 14 kDa protein produces MVLLENDSFLTELTRLFQKCRTSGSVVITLKKYDGRTKPVPRKGHSESFEPADNKCLIRASDGKKKISTVVSTKEVIKFQMAYSNLLRAHMDGLKKKDKKSKSKKTKATQ; encoded by the exons ATGGTGCTGCTTGAAAACGATTCG TTCCTCACAGAGCTCACACGGCTGTTCCAGAAGTGCAGAACCTCTGGCAGTGTTGTCATCACACTAAAGAAAT ATGACGGGAGGACCAAGCCGGTGCCCAGAAAGGGCCACTCAGAGTCGTTTGAGCCAGCAGACAACAAATGTCTCATCAGAGCGTCTGATGGCAAGAAGAAAATTAGCACAGTG GTCAGCACCAAAGAAGTAATCAAGTTTCAGATG GCATATTCCAACCTCCTTAGAGCCCACATGGACGGACTTAAGAAGAAAGAtaagaaaagcaaaagcaaGAAAACCAAAGCCACCCAATGA
- the LOC122998054 gene encoding 5'-3' exonuclease PLD4: MTSTYRSLPDSYVSNKGRSTSCVTLAVVLGCLTVLGILLAIAVLKRPPAPKDHETLPGDAGGDNFTTDQCSMTLVESIPQHMKYKANVTLGIPLEEVWKDLISMATDQVEVSSFYWTLTGEDINVNSSSDIPGRDILEQLETLPSRNVSVRVVISVPTVRTNSTDLEILKQKGVQVRAVDFGRLAKGVLHSKFWIVDRKHVFIGSPNMDWRALTQVKELGVVIYNCSSLATDLHKIFQSYWVMGKSNSSLPQPWPPEYDTAINKDHPLLVKADNVSSRLYLAGSPPSFCPQSRTQDLEAILSIISEAQHFVDVAVMEYFPTTRFEKPQRYWPIIDDAIRTAAFERRVKIRMLISCGRDSDPAMLPFLQSLASMDSPQQHINIQIKLYIVPVGNQSDIPYSRVNHNKYMVTDKEAYIGTSNWSGDYFLTTAGVGLVISQRAPHPVWKTEALQSQLRAVFDRDWHSEFAVHLDDLGDNPDCSLSRR; this comes from the exons ATGACCTCTACGTATAGAAGCCTTCCTGACAGTTATGTCTCAAACAAAGGG AGGTCGACCAGCTGTGTGACATTAGCTGTGGTTTTGGGCTGTCTGACGGTCCTGGGGATCCTGCTTGCCATCGCTGTGCTGAAGAGACCACCGGCCCCCAAAGATCATGAAACACTCCCCGGCGACGCTGGTGGGGACAATTTCACTACAGACCAGTGCAG TATGACCCTCGTGGAGAGCATTCCTCAACATATGAAATATAAAGCCAATGTAACGCTTGGGATCCCTTTGGAAGAAGTCTGGAAAGACCTTATCTCCATGGCAACGGACCAAGTGGAAGTGTCCTCTTTCTACTGGACTTTAACTGGGGAAGACATCAACGTTAACTCTTCCTCTGACATACCt GGAAGGGATATCTTGGAGCAACTTGAAACATTGCCCTCCAGGAACGTCTCTGTCCGAGTGGTTATCAGTGTTCCCACCGTGAGAACAAACTCCACCGATTTAGAGATCTTAAAACAGAAAG GAGTTCAGGTGAGGGCGGTGGACTTTGGGCGCCTGGCAAAGGGTGTCCTTCACAGCAAGTTCTGGATCgttgacagaaaacatgtgTTTATTGGCAGCCCCAACATGGACTGGAGGGCTCTCACACAG GTGAAAGAACTGGGAGTGGTCATCTACAACTGCTCCAGTCTGGCAACGGACCTGCATAAGATCTTTCAGTCTTACTGGGTGATGGGAAAGTCCAATAGTTCCCTGCCACAGCCCTGGCCTCCAGAGTACGACACTGCCATCAACAAAGATCACCCCCTGCTGGTGAAAGCTGATAATGTCTCCAGCAGACTCTACCTCGCA GGTTCTCCACCATCATTCTGTCCTCAATCGAGGACTCAGGACCTGGAGGCAATTCTCTCCATCATCTCAGAGGCTCAACACTTTGTTGATGTAGCCGTCATGGAATATTTCCCCACCACACGCTTTGAAAAGCCTCAGAG ATACTGGCCGATCATCGACGATGCCATCAGGACAGCTGCATTCGAGAGGAGGGTGAAGATCCGGATGCTTATCAGCTGCGGCCGGGACTCTGATCCAGCAATGCTGCCCTTCCTTCAGTCCCTGGCCTCGATGGACAGCCCTCAGCAGCATATCAACATTCAAATA AAATTGTACATAGTGCCTGTGGGAAACCAGTCTGATATTCCATATAGCCGAGTCAACCACAATAAATACATGGTGACTGATAAAGAAGCCTACATTG GTACCTCCAACTGGTCTGGGGACTACTTTCTGACTACAGCTGGAGTCGGTCTGGTGATTTCCCAGCGTGCTCCACACCCTGTTTGGAAGACCGAGGCCCTACAGAGCCAGCTCAGGGCGGTGTTTGACCGGGACTGGCACTCTGAGTTTGCAGTGCACCTTGATGACCTGGGTGACAACCCAGACTGTTCACTATCAAGACGATAG